A window of Marinobacter salarius contains these coding sequences:
- the hisG gene encoding ATP phosphoribosyltransferase → MTDSITIALSKGRILDETLPLLKEAGIELVDDVKKSRKLVFPTTDPNVRILILRATDVPTYVQYGGADLGVTGKDVLMEHGGDGLYEPLDLNISRCRLMTAGKKGIKAPEGRLRVATKFVNLARQYYAAQGRQADIIKLYGAMELAPILGLADEIVDIVDTGNTLKANGLEARELIENISSRLVVNRASMKMKHAGINPIIEMMSAAVEKRRASSE, encoded by the coding sequence ATGACCGACTCCATCACCATCGCGCTGTCGAAGGGGCGAATCCTGGACGAGACGCTGCCGCTGTTGAAAGAAGCGGGTATTGAACTGGTCGACGATGTAAAGAAGTCGCGGAAACTGGTGTTCCCAACCACAGATCCCAATGTGCGCATACTGATTCTGCGCGCGACCGATGTGCCTACCTATGTTCAGTACGGTGGTGCGGACCTGGGGGTGACGGGAAAGGACGTGCTGATGGAGCATGGCGGCGACGGGCTTTATGAGCCGCTGGACCTGAATATTTCCCGGTGTCGGTTGATGACAGCGGGGAAGAAAGGCATCAAAGCGCCGGAAGGCCGGCTCCGTGTCGCGACCAAGTTTGTGAACCTGGCGCGCCAATATTACGCGGCCCAGGGCCGTCAGGCAGATATCATCAAACTGTACGGTGCCATGGAGCTTGCGCCGATTCTGGGTCTCGCCGACGAGATTGTGGATATCGTTGATACCGGTAATACCCTGAAAGCGAATGGCCTTGAAGCTCGTGAGCTGATTGAGAACATAAGTTCTCGCCTGGTGGTCAATCGTGCATCGATGAAGATGAAACATGCGGGCATTAATCCCATAATTGAGATGATGTCTGCTGCTGTTGAGAAGCGGCGGGCCTCTTCGGAGTAA